A stretch of the uncultured Desulfobacter sp. genome encodes the following:
- a CDS encoding tRNA 4-thiouridine(8) synthase ThiI yields the protein MNLIETTRQVKALGLCSGGLDSMLAALILKDQGIDVTWISFETPFFDARAAKKAAKQIGIPLIVKDITDDYMEMMKAPKAGFGKNMNPCMDCHTMMFAKAGLMMAEVGADFLFSGEVVGQRPKSQTKNSLRYVEKNCGFDGLILRPLSAGLLPETIAEQKGLVDRSRLLSISGRGRKPQVALAQKYGITEYPSPAGGCLLTDKGYSQRLRDLLYVQKTQNKTQLHLLKHGRHFRLDSRSKLVVGRNKAENKRIMNLYDPDTHIRLRCAHLPGPDALVFGQTNETTLHLAATITAGYTKAPAGSLTSISIFEKQATRQIEVTTPESGMFHNLLIQTP from the coding sequence ATGAACCTTATTGAAACCACAAGACAAGTCAAAGCTTTGGGGCTTTGCTCGGGTGGGCTTGACAGTATGCTGGCCGCCCTCATACTCAAGGACCAGGGCATTGATGTGACCTGGATCAGTTTTGAAACCCCTTTTTTTGATGCCAGGGCCGCAAAAAAAGCGGCAAAACAGATCGGCATACCATTGATTGTAAAAGATATTACCGACGATTACATGGAAATGATGAAAGCGCCCAAAGCTGGGTTCGGCAAAAACATGAACCCATGCATGGATTGCCATACAATGATGTTTGCCAAAGCAGGCCTCATGATGGCCGAAGTGGGGGCTGATTTTCTATTTTCAGGAGAAGTGGTGGGGCAACGGCCAAAATCCCAGACAAAAAATTCACTGCGCTATGTTGAAAAAAATTGCGGATTTGACGGCCTGATACTTCGGCCTTTAAGCGCCGGTCTGTTACCCGAAACCATTGCCGAACAAAAGGGCCTTGTGGACAGAAGTCGCCTTCTGTCCATCAGCGGCCGGGGCAGAAAACCCCAGGTCGCCCTAGCACAAAAATATGGCATCACGGAATACCCCTCCCCAGCCGGCGGATGTCTGCTCACGGACAAGGGGTATTCCCAGCGGCTAAGGGATCTTTTATATGTCCAAAAAACGCAAAATAAAACCCAGCTGCATCTGCTCAAACACGGCCGGCACTTCCGCCTAGACAGCAGATCCAAACTTGTGGTGGGAAGAAATAAGGCAGAAAACAAACGGATCATGAATCTCTATGACCCTGACACCCACATCCGTCTTCGCTGCGCCCACCTGCCCGGCCCGGATGCCTTGGTTTTCGGCCAGACCAATGAGACAACCCTGCATCTGGCAGCCACAATCACAGCCGGGTACACCAAAGCCCCTGCCGGATCGCTAACGAGCATCAGTATATTTGAAAAACAGGCAACAAGGCAGATAGAGGTAACCACCCCTGAATCAGGAATGTTTCACAACCTGTTGATACAAACACCTTAA
- the nth gene encoding endonuclease III — protein MKQVSQFVSVIIKRLKAHYPVVNTQLDHTNPFELLIATILSAQCTDNQVNKVTKVLFASYPDPDSLAGASLDDIKKIIFSTGFYNNKAKNIKACANKIQKEFNGEVPRDIKALTSLSGVGRKTANVVRSVCFNIPTIVVDTHVFRVSRRLGIAHGTDPVKVEFELMDALPKTVWNDIGLQFIYLGRQICHARKPACDRCFLNDLCPSA, from the coding sequence ATGAAACAGGTATCCCAATTTGTATCGGTTATTATTAAAAGGCTAAAGGCACACTATCCGGTTGTCAATACACAACTTGATCACACCAATCCTTTTGAATTGCTCATTGCAACCATTTTGTCTGCCCAGTGCACAGATAATCAAGTCAACAAGGTGACAAAGGTGTTGTTTGCCAGCTACCCGGACCCGGATTCCCTTGCCGGGGCAAGCCTTGATGATATAAAAAAAATAATTTTTTCCACCGGCTTTTACAACAACAAGGCAAAGAATATCAAGGCCTGTGCAAATAAAATTCAAAAAGAGTTTAATGGTGAGGTTCCCCGGGATATCAAGGCATTAACCAGTCTGTCAGGTGTGGGAAGAAAAACCGCCAATGTGGTTCGGTCCGTATGTTTCAATATCCCGACCATTGTAGTGGATACCCATGTGTTTCGGGTGTCAAGGCGTCTGGGAATCGCCCATGGAACAGATCCGGTTAAGGTGGAGTTTGAGTTGATGGATGCGTTACCCAAAACTGTGTGGAACGATATCGGGCTGCAGTTTATTTATTTGGGACGCCAAATATGTCACGCAAGAAAGCCCGCGTGCGATCGATGTTTTTTAAATGACCTGTGCCCGTCTGCTTGA
- a CDS encoding C10 family peptidase produces MSRLLKTIASCLIIFYPAVEVHAARMDETQILQAAGNWMDRNKVFQQEAGKGNISQVETISVIAVDEQNYPLAYHIDLSPKGYIIISGNDLIAPVIAFSAQSDLNFQDLRDNAFRTLLMGDLDYCRQALAQLVPQAKAAGSDQNTSLSKNQRLWQKLLATESSLKGLTADTAGDTPLIGPLMTTTWDQNRHYNALCPMDSQASDYYYGRMPVGCVATAAGQLMKYYNWPAQGTSSHSYIDQIEGVNTLLDAQFFDPYDWSAMQNDYDPWGEEPQTAVDAVSELLYEIGVSVEMDYDHTGSSASVYHLNSSLSSYFYYETGNYIFRSSNETAFDAAMRNNMIAQQVVVATYPGHAIVVDGLDQEDTEDFYHINYGWGGTNNGWYRLTEVPISASGSTTSALLSGLFDILPQFLPLLQDFTDPIDTDGQIDIIWNFPEVRRAEVTQFQVLLGQYEPIDFFDSCDDLSNWSGSSYWQVEPGQGYTATGFYMPPNILGIFDLNLTDPVRATSDTTLSFQYKAVLIDAHLLLQTSADNGNTWVTHLDVTDTPGGQDWIEAQIDLAVQPEDLLIRFRYEFEGGGAWTVPDGGVWLDDIEISNAELLVWQVAGESLTPETDQYRLNLDDGTYSFCVQAADSQGWGPRSPIKEIVVETSGIYADFNQDNDVDGSDLATFIANGNLERLSEVAGNFGRQG; encoded by the coding sequence ATGAGCAGGCTTTTAAAAACAATAGCATCTTGTCTGATAATTTTCTATCCGGCTGTCGAAGTGCATGCGGCAAGGATGGATGAAACCCAGATCCTGCAGGCAGCCGGCAACTGGATGGACAGGAATAAAGTTTTTCAGCAGGAAGCCGGCAAGGGAAATATATCTCAAGTGGAAACCATATCCGTAATTGCCGTGGATGAACAAAACTATCCCTTAGCCTACCATATTGACCTGTCTCCTAAAGGATACATAATCATCTCGGGCAATGATCTTATCGCCCCGGTCATTGCGTTCAGTGCCCAAAGTGACCTTAATTTTCAAGATCTCAGGGATAATGCTTTCAGAACCCTTTTGATGGGGGATCTAGATTATTGCCGCCAGGCGCTGGCACAATTGGTTCCCCAAGCAAAAGCGGCTGGAAGCGACCAAAACACAAGTCTTTCAAAAAATCAACGACTCTGGCAAAAATTGCTTGCCACAGAAAGCAGTCTGAAAGGCCTTACTGCCGACACCGCGGGTGATACGCCCCTCATTGGCCCATTGATGACCACCACCTGGGATCAAAATCGGCACTATAATGCGCTGTGCCCCATGGATTCCCAGGCCTCCGACTATTACTACGGCCGGATGCCCGTCGGATGCGTGGCCACAGCAGCCGGACAATTGATGAAATATTACAATTGGCCGGCACAAGGGACAAGCTCACACTCGTATATTGATCAGATAGAGGGTGTGAATACCCTTCTGGATGCCCAGTTTTTTGATCCCTATGACTGGTCAGCCATGCAGAATGACTATGATCCATGGGGAGAGGAACCCCAGACAGCTGTTGATGCGGTATCAGAGCTTCTTTATGAAATAGGCGTCTCTGTTGAAATGGACTATGACCACACGGGCTCCAGTGCTTCGGTATATCATTTGAATTCGTCTTTAAGTTCCTATTTTTATTATGAAACCGGCAACTATATTTTTCGCAGCAGCAATGAGACAGCCTTTGATGCGGCCATGCGAAACAATATGATCGCACAGCAGGTTGTGGTGGCAACCTATCCGGGACATGCCATTGTAGTGGATGGCCTTGATCAGGAAGACACCGAAGACTTTTATCATATCAATTATGGATGGGGTGGGACAAACAACGGCTGGTATCGATTGACTGAAGTTCCGATCAGCGCTTCCGGTTCCACAACAAGCGCCCTTTTGTCTGGTCTCTTCGATATCCTGCCCCAATTTTTACCTCTGCTTCAGGATTTTACTGACCCCATCGACACAGACGGCCAGATTGACATCATCTGGAACTTCCCTGAAGTCAGGCGGGCCGAGGTCACACAATTCCAGGTTCTTTTAGGCCAATATGAGCCCATTGACTTTTTTGATTCTTGTGACGATCTCTCCAACTGGAGTGGGTCTTCTTACTGGCAGGTGGAACCGGGACAGGGATATACAGCAACCGGATTTTACATGCCCCCGAATATTCTGGGAATTTTTGACCTGAACCTGACTGACCCGGTCCGGGCAACTTCAGACACCACCTTAAGTTTTCAGTATAAAGCCGTATTGATTGATGCGCACCTTCTTCTACAAACATCGGCGGATAATGGCAATACCTGGGTTACCCACCTTGATGTGACAGACACCCCGGGGGGCCAGGACTGGATTGAGGCACAAATCGATCTTGCCGTCCAGCCTGAAGACCTCTTGATACGCTTTCGGTATGAGTTCGAAGGCGGCGGTGCTTGGACAGTTCCCGATGGGGGCGTATGGCTTGATGATATTGAGATTAGCAATGCTGAATTGCTTGTTTGGCAGGTAGCCGGGGAATCCTTAACTCCGGAGACAGACCAGTACAGACTCAACCTGGATGATGGAACTTATTCTTTTTGTGTGCAGGCGGCAGACAGTCAGGGGTGGGGCCCCCGATCCCCCATTAAAGAAATCGTTGTTGAAACTTCAGGCATTTATGCAGATTTCAACCAGGACAATGATGTGGATGGTTCTGACCTTGCGACGTTTATTGCCAACGGAAACCTGGAAAGACTCTCAGAAGTCGCCGGAAATTTCGGACGCCAGGGATAA